In Lineus longissimus chromosome 7, tnLinLong1.2, whole genome shotgun sequence, a genomic segment contains:
- the LOC135491354 gene encoding dnaJ homolog subfamily C member 2-like, whose protein sequence is MVEVSKTEVVGTLSGLSTIQVEPVGRWFEAYCLRRLRKQTLSANSVHSSSSEDTESDVSEDEEDVAFLQSLDPTDWKHQDHYQVLGLKNLRYKATDDQIKRAYKKKVLKHHPDKRRAHGLQVKDGDDDYFSCITKAIDILGNKVKRRSYDSVDPEFDNAVPSGSGVAKDNFLTTFKPAFERNARWSTKRNVPGLGNMNSTFDEVNHFYSYWYDFDSWREYSYLDEEEKEKGENREERKWIERQNKTARGKLKKEEVQRLRTLVDNAYNCDPRIQKFKDDEKEKKLAHKRARQEAARAKVEEEERKKREVEEEERKKKEKEEEELKAQREKEKKEKDAQKKAIKKERKTFRSKMKEFDYFCADDTERVANMQDVEKLAELLSVVSLREMNEGLTSGDEDKAKEAFSSKLKELNDQIEKEKQQQLEMSKKSASGGGSGGGGKQWSEDEMQTLIKAVNVFPAGTNQRWEVVANFINQHCGSNFGPKDTLSKAKALQKMDPTMKQAANQKAFEHFNKESKRPDKAEGLPKEEADISARYDSVAVQQIAETGGNPAPWTADEQKLLEQALKTYPASTKDRWDVISVAIPGRSKKDCMKRYKELVELVRAKKLAQAAAAAKTKK, encoded by the exons ATGGTTGAAGTTAGCAAAACAGAGGTTGTTGGGACTCTATCAG GTCTTTCAACGATCCAAGTGGAACCAGTTGGACGTTGGTTTGAAGCGTACTGCTTGAGGCGTTTACGAAAGCAGACATTGTCTGCCAATTCGGTTCATTCTTCCAGCTCCGAGGATACGGAATCTGACGTCAGTGAAGATGAGGAGGATGTTGCATTCCTTCAGTCGCTGGATCCAACAGATTGGAAA CACCAAGATCATTATCAAGTGCTCGGATTGAAGAATCTCCGTTACAAAGCCACAGACGACCAGATCAAAAGAGCTT ATAAAAAGAAAGTCTTGAAACATCATCCTGACAAGAGGCGTGCTCATGGCCTGCAGGTGAAGGATGGAGATGACGACTACTTCTCGTGTATCACTAAAG CCATTGATATCCTTGGCAACAAGGTGAAACGGAGATCATATGATAGCGTCGACCCAGAGTTTGACAATGCGGTGCCCAGTGGCTCTGGTGTCGCCAAGGATAACTTCCTCACAACTTTCAAGCCAGCTTTTGAAAGAAATGCAAG ATGGTCCACGAAAAGGAATGTGCCCGGTTTAGGAAACATGAACAGTACATTTGATGAAGTTAATCATTTCTATTCATATTG GTACGACTTTGATTCCTGGCGAGAGTATTCCTACCTCGACgaagaggaaaaagaaaaaggagaaaa CCGAGAAGAAAGAAAATGGATAGAAAGACAAAACAAAACTGCGAGAGGGAAATTAAAAAAGGAAGAAGTTCAGCGGTTACGAACTTTAGTAG ACAATGCTTATAACTGTGATCCAAGAATACAAAAGTTTAAAGATGACGAGAAGGAGAAGAAGTTAGCTCATAAACGTGCTCGCCAGGAAGCGGCGAGGGCAAAAGTGGAGGAGGAGGAGAGG aaaaaaagagaagttgaagaagaggaaagaaagaagaaggaaaaagaggAAGAGGAACTTAAGGCTCAG cgagaaaaggagaaaaaagaaaaagacgcCCAGAAGAAAGCAATCAAAAAAGAGCGGAAGACATTTCGTTCTAAAATGAAA GAATTCGACTACTTTTGTGCTGATGATACTGAAAGAGTGGCCAACATGCAGGACGTCGAGAAACTGGCTGAACTGTTGTCCGTCGTAAGCCTAAGAGAAATGAATGAGGGTCTTACTAGTGGAGACGAAGATAAAGCAAAGGAGGCATTCTCCTCTAAG CTCAAAGAGTTAAACGACCAAATCGAGAAAGAGAAACAACAGCAGCTGGAGATGTCCAAGAAGTCGGCGTCTGGTGGTGGATCAGGGGGCGGAGGGAAACAATGGAGTGAGGACGAGATGCAGACGCTTATCAAGGCTGTCAATGTATTCCCTGCCGGAACAAACCAGAG ATGGGAAGTTGTGGCCAACTTCATTAACCAGCATTGCGGGTCGAACTTTGGACCAAAAGATACATTATCGAAGGCCAAGGCACTTCAAAAGATGG ATCCCACAATGAAGCAGGCGGCCAACCAGAAGGCATTTGAGCATTTCAATAAGGAGTCAAAACGTCCTGACAAAGCCGAAGGGCTTCCGAAAGAGGAAGCTGATATTAGTGCAAGATACGACA GTGTCGCCGTACAGCAGATAGCGGAGACTGGTGGCAATCCGGCCCCTTGGACCGCTGATGAGCAGAAACTTCTCGAGCAAGCCCTGAAGACCTACCCGGCGAGTACCAAGGACAGATGGGATGTTATTTCTGTTGCAATCCCTGGCAGATCAAAGAAGGATTGTATGAAAAGATACAAG GAGCTTGTGGAATTAGTTCGGGCAAAGAAACTCGCACAGGCCGCTGCAGCCGCTAAGACCAAGAAATAG
- the LOC135491096 gene encoding RNA polymerase II-associated protein 3-like: MEPKVDKFIELQHQIRHSQSDLQGFLKDLDSWEDDIKKKDESLKTTKTVEASELPPVRNAFEKKRKKKKVKVKDGKETSTPEGAASSAVSAKPKRISGYDWKSWEKFDVDAACAAVDGKEGVKSSSGSDLETDEEWEIERMKQQALLEKDRGNQCFKAGKYNEAVECYTKGIQCDSYNAVLPANRAMALLKQEKFGAAEFDCTESLLLDPTYVKAYSRRGAARLALGKLHKAKEDFEQVLKLEPKNKQAEKELEKINKELNPKPEASSLSHMTTGIVKPISKPPDKRSKKPLVRIKIEEIGNEPENKARLPAKNTKPAITPSERKLLEADDAKFQSFTEEVCASKSDNIKKKAPISIVELDDTSNDVKKLDLNEVEKTDTTKSYCTKSAESLSPRESSGPPSLPPVPATSYQFQADWKIIKNHTDLFAEYVKAIKPQNYSKLFGLSLDADVLIKLLHVYRDSYIPSNRDVYDELRALKDVKRFSMTVMFFSKKDKKVIEDLFDFLRNQAKHSREEINDLAEDYMLS, from the exons ATGGAACCAAAAGTTGATAAATTCATTGAGTTACAACATCAAATTCGACACAGTCAGTCCGACTTGCAGGGCTTCTTGAAAGATTTGGACAGCTGGGAAGACGACATCAAGAAGAAGGATGAATCTCTGAAGACCACAAAGACAGTTGAAGCATCG GAACTGCCACCGGTTAGGAATGCCTTCGAAAAGAAGCGAAAGAAGAAAAAGGTTAAGGTCAAAGACGGAAAAGAGACGAGCACCCCTGAAGGGGCAGCATCTTCTGCTGTTAGTGCTAAACCAAAGAGGATAAGTGGCTATGACTGGAAATCATGGGAAAAATTTGATGTG GATGCTGCATGTGCTGCAGTTGATGGGAAAGAAGGCGTAAAGTCATCGTCAGGGTCAGATCTGGAGACCGATGAGGAGTGGGAAATTGAGCGCATGAAGCAGCAGGCTCTTTTGGAGAAAGATAGG ggaAATCAGTGCTTCAAGGCTGGGAAGTACAATGAAGCTGTTGAATGCTACACCAAAGGAATTCAATGTGACTCATACAATGCAGTATTACCAGCGAACAGGGCTATGGCACTACTCAAGCAGGAAAA ATTCGGAGCTGCCGAGTTTGACTGCACGGAATCGTTATTATTGGATCCAACTTACGTCAAGGCCTATTCGAGGAGAGGGGCAGCCAGGTTAGCCCTGGGGAAGCTGCACAAGGCAAAAGAGGACTTTGAACAAGTCTTGAAATTGGAACCAAAGAATAAACAGGCAGAGAAAGAGCTGGAGAAAATAAACAAG GAGTTGAATCCGAAGCCAGAGGCATCCAGTCTAAGTCACATGACCACAGGAATCGTTAAGCCAATCAGCAAACCTCCAGataaaaggtcaaag AAACCATTAGTAAGAATCAAGATTGAAGAAATTGGAAATGAACCAGAAAATAAAGCCAGGTTACCAGCAAAAAATACAAAGCCTGCAATCACACCATCTGAACGAAAACTTCTCGAAGCAGACGACGCAAAATTTCAAAGTTTCACGGAGGAAGTTTGCGCTTCAAAAAGTGATAACATTAAAAAGAAGGCACCTATCAGTATTGTGGAATTAGATGATACTTCTAACGATGTGAAAAAGTTAGATTTAAATGAGGTAGAAAAAACAGACACGACGAAAAGTTATTGTACAAAATCTGCTGAGTCATTGTCTCCTCGGGAATCGAGCGGGCCACCATCGCTTCCCCCTGTGCCAGCAACGTCCTACCAGTTTCAGGCGGATTGGAAAATAATAAAGAATCACACGGATTTGTTTGCTGAATATGTAAAG GCGATCAAACCACAAAACTATTCGAAGCTCTTTGGTCTCTCTCTCGATGCTGATGTACTCATCAAATTACTCCACGTTTACAGAGATAGCTATATTCC ATCCAATCGTGACGTTTATGATGAACTGAGAGCTTTAAAAGATGTGAAGAGGTTTTCCATGACAGTTATGTTTTTCTCCAAGAAAGATAAGAAAG TGATAGAAGACCTGTTTGACTTCCTTAGAAACCAAGCGAAACATTCAAGAGAGGAGATCAACGATTTGGCGGAAGACTACATGTTATCATAA